AGCTGGACCAGCTGTTCATGCGCGGCAAATGAGGCTGAAAACTTTTGCTCTAAACCACGGAGGACACGGAGAGCACGGAGAAAAGCGATCTTGGTTTTTTATGGACGGACCCAAGAGCAGAGTGCCAGGTATTGTGCAAGCTAAAGTTTTTTCTCCGTGCTCTCCGTGTCCTCCGTGGTTAATTGAGTTTTTTGAATGAACCAACACCCCCCCGCCATTTTTCTCATGGGCCCTACCGCCAGCGGCAAGACCGGGGTGGCGGTGGAGCTGGTGCAGCACCTGCCGGTGGAGATCATCAGCGTGGATTCGGCGCTGGTGTACCGCGACATGAATATCGGCACCGCCAAGCCCGATGCGGCCACGCTGGCCGTGGCCCCGCACCATCTGATCGACGTCATCGACCCGGCCCGGAGCTATTCGGCCGCGCAATTCCGCAGCGATGCGCTGCGCCTGATGGCGGAGATCACGGCGCGCGGCAACATACCCTTGCTGGTGGGTGGCACCATGCTGTATTTCAAGGCGCTGCGCGAGGGGCTGAACGATCTGCCGCAGGCCGACCCGGCGCTGCGCGCGGAGCTCGAAGCGCGCGCGCGGCAGGAGGGCTGGCCGGCCCTGCACCGGGAGCTGGCGCGCCTCGACCCGGAGACGGCGGCGCGACTGCAGCCAGCCGATGCGCAACGCATCCAGCGCGCGCTGGAAGTCTGTCTGCTCAGCGGCACGGCAATGTCAGAGCTGCTGGCGCACGAACCGCAGGCCGGACTGCCCTATCGCCTGCTGCAACTGGCATTGCTGCCGGGCGACCGGGCGGTGCTGCATGAGCGCATTGCCCAGCGCTTCGACGCCATGCTGCAGCAGGGTTTGCTCGGGGAGCTGGAATTTCTCAGGCAGCGCTATGTGCTGACGCCGGACCTGCCCTCCATGCGCTGCGTCGGCTACCGCCAGGCGTGGCAGCATCTGGAGGGCAAATGCAATGCCGCTGAACTGCGTGAGCTGGGGATCATCGCCACCCGCCAGCTGGCGAAGCGCCAGCTGACCTGGCTCAGGGGGATGGAAGGGGTGACGGAGTTCGATTGCCTGGCTGCTGATCTGGCAGGGCGGGTGCGCAGCCATATCTCAACTGTAATTTCCTGATAGCCGATTTACTTTAAGCCCGGCAGGCCCGGGCATGCGGTAACACACTGTTACAACCGGGTGCGTCAAGGAAATGTCTGCGCAACACCTGCTCTTCATCATGTCCGCATCAGGAACACGACCTGATCACGGCAATCTATCCAAACCAACAGGAGTCAATGATGAATAACAGAAAGTTTTTTTACAACGCGGCATTGGTTTTCGGTCTTGCTGCCTCTGGAGCCAGTTTTGCAGATGAAACTGTCACGGTAGATCCTTCCCGCATGACCCAACAGGAGCGCGAGGCTTATCGTGTTGAAAAGCAATCCAGCATGACTCAGCAGGAGCGCGAGGCCTATCGCACGGAGAAGCAGGCAAGCATGACGCCTGAGCAACGCGCCGAAATGCAGGCTTCCCATAGCCAGGGCGGTAGTGCCCAGGGACAAGGCACCATGGCGCGCGACGGTTCCGGAACGGGCGGACAATATGGCAAGGGCGGCGGCATGGGCGGGGGTCAAGGCGGTGGCCGGGGACGGCACTGATTATTAACCTGGCCCTTAAATATCCGGGGGTGCAGGAGGCCCGTCCCGGGCCGATCCAAGAGGCCAATCGCGGCCAACCTCCTTCCCAACCTTCCCCCTCAAGCGGGGGAAGGGGCGATCGTTTCCCCTCCCCTTTGCGGGAGGGGAGGGCTGGCGCCGCTCCTGCCCGCGAATTTAAGGCCGGGTTAATAACAGCTTCTGAGCTGACTGAAGGGTGAAGGGCTCCCCGGCGGCGAGGAGCCCTTTTTTTACCGGGTAAGCGTCAGCCGCGCCTCGGTGCCGCCGCCTTCGCGCGCCAGCAGCTCGATTTTCCAGCCATTGGCTTCCGCCAGCTGGCGGGCGATGGCGAGCCCCAGGCCGCTGCCGCCGGTGGTGACGCTGCGCGAGGATTCCAGGCGGTAGAAGGGGCGGAATACGCTTTCCAGTTGTTCGGGCGGGATGCCCGGCCCGCGGTCGAGCACCTGGATCACGCTGGCCTGGGGATGGCATTCGCAGATTAGCGTGATGGGTTTCCCCGCGCCATAGCGCACGGCATTGCCGACCAGGTTGCCGAGGATGCGGCGCAATGCCATGGGGCCGGCCGGGCGCAGGCACGCTGCCTGCGCTTGCCATTCCACCTCGGTGCCTTCATTCCTGGCGTGGTCCGCCAGTTCCTGCAGCAGCTGGCTGAGATCGATCTCCTGTTCCGCTTCCTTTTCCAGACCACGGCTGAGCGCCAGGAACTCGCCGATGAGGCGGTTCATTTCTTCCATGTCGCGGCGCAGCCGGTCGATGTTTTTCGGATCGCTGTCCTCGGGCAGCATTTCCAGCGCCAGGCGCATGCGCGCCAGCGGCGTGCGCAGGTCATGGGAAACGCCCGCCAGCAGGGTGGTACGGTTGGCCAGCAGTTCCTTGACCTGGAACGCCATGCGATTGAAGGTCCGGGCCAGGCTGGCGAGTTCTTCAGGGCCGGTTTCAGGCAGGCTTTCCGGGGTGTTGCCCTGGCCGATGCGCGTGGCTGCTTCGGAGAGCCGCGCCAGCGGACGGGTGATGCGCCGTGCCAGGATGACGGCAGTGATCAGGGTGAGCGCAACGGTCGCGGCCAGTATCAGCAACACGGCCAGTGGAGGGCGAATACCGAGGTGCTCCTTGGGAAAGCCGATGCGGAGCAGGTAACCACCGCTGGGGATCTCGACCCAGAACCACTGTTGTTCCCATTGCGTGGTCTTGACCTCGATCGCTTCTCCGGTGCGTGCTTCAAGCGCGTTCTCCAGCAACGCCAGATAGGGGAGGAAGTCATGGCTGACTTCCGGCAGGGGGGTGGTGGCACGGAACAGCCAGAGATTGTGGCGCTGAGCCAGCTCGATTTCGAAATCCTCGCGGGTCTGCGGCGGCAATTCCACCCAGGTCTGGGCGGATAACACCATGAGCGAGGCCAGGTCATCCGCGGAACGCTTGGCGATGGGTAGCATGACGTAATACGAGGCTGCGCCCAGGGAGATCAGCTGGAATACGATCAGGGCGGTGGCGACGGTGGCGGCTGTGCTGCGGAACAGGCTGCGGCGCTTGATCCAGGAAATGCCAGCGGGCATCAGGATGCCTTGCCCTGCGGGGAAAACAGATAACCTTCTCCCCATACAGTGCGGATATAGACCGGGGCAGCCGGGTCTTCCTCGATCTTGCGCCGCAGCCGCGTCACCCGGACATCGATGCTGCGGTCGAAGGGCGTGCGTTCGTAACCCTTGATCAGGTCCATCAGCAGATCCCGGCTCAGGACGCGGTTGGGATGCTCGACAAAAATCCGCAGCAGGTTGAACTCCCCGGAGGTGAGCGCAACTTCCTCTTCGTTGAGCGCCAACTGGTGGGCGTTGACGTCCAGCCGATAGGGGCCGAAGCTGAAAATTCCGCTGGCAGGTTCTTCGGCCTCGGGCTTGATGCCTTCCTTGCGCCGCAGCACGGCGCGGATGCGTGCCAGCAACTCGCGCGGATTGAAGGGCTTGGCGAGGTAATCGTCCGCGCCCACCTCCAGTCCGATAATGCGGTCGATATCCTCGCCACGCGCCGACAGCATGATGATGGGTTGAGCGCCCTGTGCTCGCAGCTTGCGTGCCAGGGTCAGGCCGTCTTCTCCCGGCAGCATCAGGTCCAGAATCACCAGGTCCGCGGGCTGTTGCGCCAGATGCAGCTCCATCGCGGTGCCATCGTTGACGGCGGCAACCTCGTAGCCCTGTTCCGTCAGATATTGCTGCAGCAGTTCGCGCAGGCCGGGGTCGTCATCAACGACCAGGATGTGCTCTTTAATGTTTTCCATGTCTGCACTATACAAAATCGTGGTGGGCTGCGCCATGCGTCTATGCACTCTGTAACACACTGTTACATTCCCATACCGGCACGAAATGATTTTGAAACGACCGGGGCTCATGATGCACAACATGCAACGAGCGACTTGAGTTAAATTCCGCCTGTGGCGGTTAATTCAACGGTGAGAGAGTAGATGACAAGCAAACAATTCATACGCATCAGCGCGATCAGCCTGGGGCTTCTGGATGCAGGCAGCGTGCTGGCGCAGGAGCGCCTGGCTCAAACACGGCAGGAAAAACAGCAGGCACGGCAGCAGGCAGGTCAGAAAGGCGAGGTTGATGCGGATGCTTTTCGTAATCGGGTACAAATGCGCATGCGCTCAATGAGCCAGGAAGAGCGCGCGCTTATGAACGATTTGAGTGTCAACGGGCAGCAACGTCTGGAGGCGGAGAATGCGGCCCAGAACGCGCAAGTCCGCGGGATGGAAGGCAGCCGCTTTGGCCGCGGCTATGAGGCCCGGCAGATACAAGAGAATCCGGCCGCTTCCGGCAGTTCGTCCATGAATGGTGCCGGCGCCGGCCCGGGAATGGGTGGGCGCGGAAGTGGTGGAAGTGGTGGTGGCGGCAGAGGCCGTTAATCCAGAAATTAATTTGTGTTGTTTTTTCAGGAGTAAAAAATGCGTAAATCTTCATTGATGGTTATTGTTCTTGCAACTGCCCTGGGTTCCAGTGGCGTCGCCTTTGCACGTGGTGGCGGTGGTGGTGGCGGCATGGGCGGCGGCATGGGTGGCGGCTCAAGCATGGGTGGCGGTCAGGGCATGTCTTCCCAGGGATCCCAGGCATCTTCCAGCCAGGAAAGGGAGCAGACCCGCACCCAGACCCGTACCCAGGAGCGCGTAAATGATGGTCAGGGCAGCATGAACCGGGATCAGACCCGCCAGCAAACTCGTCATCAGGTCCAGCTTCCCCAGTTGTAGTCAATCGTTCCGGGTTCTGTCCCGCTCAATCGCCCCCGGCTTCGGCCGGGGGTTTTTGTTTTGCGGGTTTTCTGACGGAGCCGCCCGAGTCCGCATTCATTGCCTCGATCGCTTCCTTTAGCGACTGGGCTGCGGCCTTGGGGTCCTTGTTGCTGAGGGTCATTTCTCCCGGGGCGGTGGTGACCGCTGCATTGGCGCCATCTGCTGTAGCCGCGGGCAGGTCGTCTTGCGGCGCTTCCTTTTTCAGCGCCTCGATTTGCGCCTGTAATTCTTCATTCTTTTTTCTGAGCGTTTCGACTTCGGCCTGCTCTGTTTCGGCCTGGTTTTCCGGCGGCTTGTCGTGGGCGGCGGCTGCCGGCCCGGCCGTTGCAGGTTCAGGGGAGGACAAAAATATTTTCCAGGCTGCAACCCCCAGCAGCAAGACCAGCAACCCGATTGCGCCGCCAATAATCAGGCGTTTTTTTGTGCGCATGGGGCGGATAGCCGGAGGCTCGCCGGTTTGGGTTTCCGGGCTGCCCTGCGCATTGGCGGGCTGATCTTTCGCTGCATCCTCCGCGCCGGGTGCGGGCGATTTTCCAAAGCGCCGGACAAGACCCGAAAATCCGGCTTTTACGCGGGCAAGCAGTCCCGTTTCCGGCTGCGCGCCAAGATCGGGCACTTCCATCGCAACGGTCTTGTCATCTTCTTCTTCCTGCGGACTGCCCGCACCCGCTTCATTTGATATGGGCGTTTTTTTGAAGCGTTGGCCCCGGCTTGCGAAGCCTGACTTTAGCCGGGTAAGCAGGCCCGGTTTTGCGGGCGCATCCAGATCGGGCTTTTCCCGGCTATCCGCGTCTTCTTCCAGGCGAGGTTTTTTCTTCCAGAACATCAGGTTCATTGGGCTTCCTCTTTACGCGTTACCCGAGCCGTGGCACTGCCATGGGCAAAAGTCATGGAAACTTCCTCATCCAGCGAGATCTCCGCACTGCTGCGCACGATGCCGCCGCTGCTTGTGCGCACCATGCTGAATCCCCGTTCCAGCACTGCTTCGGGATTAAGGTGCTGCAGATTGGCGGCGAGGCGTTGCAGGTTGGCCTGATGGCCTTGCAGCCCCGATTCCATGCTGCGCTCCAGGCGCTGCCTGATGTGGAGCAGCCGGGTTTCGATATCCTGTGTTGCAGGTGCAGCTGCCGCGAGCCGGCTGGCGAGGCGTTGCACGCGCCACTCATGCTGTTCCAGCTGGCGCGGGACGGCTTGCCTGAGGCGTTGTGCCAGATGCCCCAGGTGTTGTTGCTGGTTCAGGATGCGCGTGCCGGGGTGGAGCAGACGGCGCGCCAGATAATCAACCCGCTGCATGCGTTGTTCCAGGCCCCGCGTGGTCTGGCGCGCCAGTCCGGACTTCAGCATGTCGAGGCGTTGCAGCAGGTCGGCGCGGTGAGGCGTGGCCAGCTCTGCCGCGGCTGTCGGTGTAGGGGCGCGCCGGTCGGCGGTGAAATCCGCAATGGTGATGTCGGTTTCATGACCCACCCCGCAGATGATGGGGATTTTGCATGTGGCGATGGCACGTGCCACGACTTCTTCGTTGAATGCCCATAAATCCTCGATACTGCCGCCGCCCCGGCACAGGATCAGTACATCGCATTCCTTGCGCTGCCCTGCCAGCTGGATGGCTGCGGCAATTTTCTGTGCCGCGCCTTCGCCCTGTACCGGAACCGGGTAGATCAGCGCGGGGATACCCGGCATGCGCCGCCGCAGAGTGGTGAGTACATCGCGCAGGGCAGCGGCAGCAGGGGAGGTGATGATGCCGATTTGTTGCGGAAAGGCGGGCAGGGTTTGTTTCTGTTCCTGATCGAACAGGCCTTCCAGGCTTAATCTGGATTTCAGTTTTTCGAATGCCGCGAACAGCGCACCCAGCCCGGCGCGGCGCATGGATTCGACGCCCAGCTGGAATTCACCGCGTGCTTCATACAGCGTCACCAGCGCACGGACTTCCACCTGCATGCCGTTTTCCGGCTTGAAATCCGTGTACTGGCTCTTGTGCCGGAACATGGCGCAGCGGACTTGCGCCTGTCCGTCCTTGAGGGTGAAATACCAGTGCCCGGAAGTGGCGCGGGTGAAGTTGGATATTTCACCCGCCACCCACATCAGGGGAAAGGTCTGTTCCAGTACGGCTTTGGCGTGGCGATTGAGCTCACCGACGGTGAGAACTGTCTGATCCATGGGTCTTAAAAAAGTCATGGACGAATTCTAAACTAATCCACAATGGTAAAAAAACTTTCATCCAGGCCGTGAGCTTGTCAATGGTTTATTGTGATTTAATTAAGTACTTGATAAATAATGATAAAAACATTGGTGCAAATTTTGGGCAGAATGGAAAATTTGTTATGCGGAAGGGAGTTAAGGTGGTTATGGACAAACCATGCACATAGTTATCCACAGTTTCTGTGGACAACACGATAACTGCCTGATTCGCTACATGGAGTTATGATGCAAGCGGTACGCCGCTATTTTTTTAAGGGGCTTGCCGGAAAAAATTTTCTTCCCGGAGCGAAGCGGCGAAGCAATCTGTAACGGGTTGATTGTCCAAAAACGAGATTGCTTCGCTACGCCATGACCGGGCTGTGGAATAAATCAGCGTCTCTATTAGCTTATGCCCTTATCTTTCAGCCGTGCTTTCAGATCGGCGAATGGATTGAAGGTTGCCCCGGATGCGGTATCCGGATTCCGCCCGCGCACTTCCTCATCCATCACGCGGGAATGTTCATTGTCGTGGCAATACAGGCAGAGCAGTTCCCAGTTGCTGCCATCCGCCGGGTTATTGTCGTGATTGTGGTCTTTGTGGTGCACCGTCAGCTCGCGTAAGCGCGCCCCTGCAAACTCACGGCCACAACGGCCGCAAATCCACGGAAATAATTTGAGCGCTTGCCCGCGATAAGTGGCTTCACGCTCGCTGCCATGGCGACGCGCCTCGGCAACGATACGGTCAAGTCTTGCGTGATCGGGGGTGACAGGTTTGGTCATGGTGGAATGGCAGAACGATTGATGGCGTAACTATAGCAGTAATTGCAAATGCGGCTTGCGCGGCTCGGGTCAGGTGCCATAGCGTGCTTCCACCTGGATGCCGATTTTCTTGAGCATGGGAGTGGGCAGCTCACCGCCTGCACAGACGATGATCGCCTGGTTTGGCAGTTCGATTATCTCTTCCCCTTTCTTCAGCCTGACCAGATCGGGGGTGATTTCCCTGACGCTGGATTCGAGAATCACCTGAATGCGCTGCCTGTCGATGGCCTGTTCGAGCCGGTCGCGATTTTTCGGTTTGACCCGGCTGAAGGCATCGCTCCGGTAGGATAAGGTGACCGTGGTGCCAGGCTGATCGCTGACATCCAGAGCGGCTTCCAGCGCACTATCCCCGCCGCCGACCACCAGTACGTGCTGCTGGCTGTACTGTTCCGCTTCGATCAGGCGGTAAACAACTTTGGGGTGTTCTTCGCCCTTGGCGCCCAGCTTGCGTGGTGTGCCGCGCCGGCCGATGGCGAGCAGGATATTGGCGGTACGGTAGCTTCCCTTGCTGGTCTTGAGCACGAATATGCCGTCTTCCTGCGTGATTTCATCCATTCGTTCGCTGAAGCGGATATCCAGCCTGGTTTTGTCCAGTATGTCACGCCAGATTTCCATCAATGCTTCCTTGCTGACCTCGCGCACCTTGATTTCGCCGACCAGGGGGAGGTTCATCGGCGCGGTCATCACCAGCTTGTTACGCGGATAGTGGTAGGTCGTGCCGCCGAGTGAGTCTTCCTGCTCGATGGTGATATAGCGCAAATTGCTCTGCTTGGCGGCGAGCGAGGCGGAGATGCCAGCCGGCCCGGCGCCAACGATGACGACGTCAAAATCGGCACGGCCCCTGGCACGGCCTGCGATGGTGCCGATGGCCTGGGTGCCCTGCTTCACGGCGTTGCGGATCAGCCCCATGCCCCCCAGCTCACCCGCGATGAACAGGCCAGGCACGTTGGTTTCGAATTCAGGTGTGACGTGAGGGATTTCCATGCCACGCTTGGCTGTGCCGAAAACCAGCTTGATCGCGCCGACCGGGCATGATGCAGCGCAGGCGCCATGGCCGATGCAGTGCGTCGGGTTAACCAGTAGTCCCTTGCCGTTGATGATGCCCATGGCGCTTTCCGGGCAGGCCTTCGCACAGGAACCCGAGCCTATGCATATGGAGGTATCAACAACCGGGTGCAGCGAGGGAGGCTCGGTCAGGCCGGATGCCACGGACTCCTTCAGTATTTCGGCATGACGGCAGGAGCGTTTCCGGTGCGTGCGCATATGCAGCGTGACCGCGGCCAGGGCGAACAGGGCTGGAACCAGGTAAAAGGAAAAATCGGACATGGACGAGAGGGGTGTAAAATTGATATTAATCATATTAATTGCCAATTTTCCG
The DNA window shown above is from Sulfuricella sp. and carries:
- a CDS encoding ATP-binding protein → MPAGISWIKRRSLFRSTAATVATALIVFQLISLGAASYYVMLPIAKRSADDLASLMVLSAQTWVELPPQTREDFEIELAQRHNLWLFRATTPLPEVSHDFLPYLALLENALEARTGEAIEVKTTQWEQQWFWVEIPSGGYLLRIGFPKEHLGIRPPLAVLLILAATVALTLITAVILARRITRPLARLSEAATRIGQGNTPESLPETGPEELASLARTFNRMAFQVKELLANRTTLLAGVSHDLRTPLARMRLALEMLPEDSDPKNIDRLRRDMEEMNRLIGEFLALSRGLEKEAEQEIDLSQLLQELADHARNEGTEVEWQAQAACLRPAGPMALRRILGNLVGNAVRYGAGKPITLICECHPQASVIQVLDRGPGIPPEQLESVFRPFYRLESSRSVTTGGSGLGLAIARQLAEANGWKIELLAREGGGTEARLTLTR
- the xseA gene encoding exodeoxyribonuclease VII large subunit, with translation MDQTVLTVGELNRHAKAVLEQTFPLMWVAGEISNFTRATSGHWYFTLKDGQAQVRCAMFRHKSQYTDFKPENGMQVEVRALVTLYEARGEFQLGVESMRRAGLGALFAAFEKLKSRLSLEGLFDQEQKQTLPAFPQQIGIITSPAAAALRDVLTTLRRRMPGIPALIYPVPVQGEGAAQKIAAAIQLAGQRKECDVLILCRGGGSIEDLWAFNEEVVARAIATCKIPIICGVGHETDITIADFTADRRAPTPTAAAELATPHRADLLQRLDMLKSGLARQTTRGLEQRMQRVDYLARRLLHPGTRILNQQQHLGHLAQRLRQAVPRQLEQHEWRVQRLASRLAAAAPATQDIETRLLHIRQRLERSMESGLQGHQANLQRLAANLQHLNPEAVLERGFSMVRTSSGGIVRSSAEISLDEEVSMTFAHGSATARVTRKEEAQ
- a CDS encoding YajD family HNH nuclease, with protein sequence MTKPVTPDHARLDRIVAEARRHGSEREATYRGQALKLFPWICGRCGREFAGARLRELTVHHKDHNHDNNPADGSNWELLCLYCHDNEHSRVMDEEVRGRNPDTASGATFNPFADLKARLKDKGIS
- the miaA gene encoding tRNA (adenosine(37)-N6)-dimethylallyltransferase MiaA; amino-acid sequence: MNQHPPAIFLMGPTASGKTGVAVELVQHLPVEIISVDSALVYRDMNIGTAKPDAATLAVAPHHLIDVIDPARSYSAAQFRSDALRLMAEITARGNIPLLVGGTMLYFKALREGLNDLPQADPALRAELEARARQEGWPALHRELARLDPETAARLQPADAQRIQRALEVCLLSGTAMSELLAHEPQAGLPYRLLQLALLPGDRAVLHERIAQRFDAMLQQGLLGELEFLRQRYVLTPDLPSMRCVGYRQAWQHLEGKCNAAELRELGIIATRQLAKRQLTWLRGMEGVTEFDCLAADLAGRVRSHISTVIS
- a CDS encoding NAD(P)-binding domain-containing protein, with the protein product MININFTPLSSMSDFSFYLVPALFALAAVTLHMRTHRKRSCRHAEILKESVASGLTEPPSLHPVVDTSICIGSGSCAKACPESAMGIINGKGLLVNPTHCIGHGACAASCPVGAIKLVFGTAKRGMEIPHVTPEFETNVPGLFIAGELGGMGLIRNAVKQGTQAIGTIAGRARGRADFDVVIVGAGPAGISASLAAKQSNLRYITIEQEDSLGGTTYHYPRNKLVMTAPMNLPLVGEIKVREVSKEALMEIWRDILDKTRLDIRFSERMDEITQEDGIFVLKTSKGSYRTANILLAIGRRGTPRKLGAKGEEHPKVVYRLIEAEQYSQQHVLVVGGGDSALEAALDVSDQPGTTVTLSYRSDAFSRVKPKNRDRLEQAIDRQRIQVILESSVREITPDLVRLKKGEEIIELPNQAIIVCAGGELPTPMLKKIGIQVEARYGT
- a CDS encoding response regulator, coding for MENIKEHILVVDDDPGLRELLQQYLTEQGYEVAAVNDGTAMELHLAQQPADLVILDLMLPGEDGLTLARKLRAQGAQPIIMLSARGEDIDRIIGLEVGADDYLAKPFNPRELLARIRAVLRRKEGIKPEAEEPASGIFSFGPYRLDVNAHQLALNEEEVALTSGEFNLLRIFVEHPNRVLSRDLLMDLIKGYERTPFDRSIDVRVTRLRRKIEEDPAAPVYIRTVWGEGYLFSPQGKAS